One genomic window of Tachypleus tridentatus isolate NWPU-2018 chromosome 12, ASM421037v1, whole genome shotgun sequence includes the following:
- the LOC143234992 gene encoding cardioacceleratory peptide receptor-like, with protein MWIIFTMILVGNCSVLVRLLLSKNGKSRMNFFIMHLALADLSVGLVQVLADVIWRMTVDFYGGRFVCKIVRYFQVLVTYSSTYMLVSLSIDRYDAIKHPMKFRGSWKRAKILVLSAWGLSMLLAIPAIFLNEDLLIKGRVQCWIDLKPWEWKVYLTLIALSLFFLPALIISTCYIVIVYTIWTKSKAMGYPKMQNNSLVSKSSAVNHKTSIDGDIDNRRASSRGIIPKAKIKSVKMTLVIVFVFILCWSPYFIYDLLQVYGFIPINQTLIAISTFIQALAPLNSATNPIIYCLFSRPSCKNIKNMKRKSTLNMGSRKTTHLLKGETAHSTKKHVQTCV; from the exons ATGTGGATTATTTTCACGATGATTCTCGTTGGAAATTGCTCTGTCCTCGTAAGGCTACTGTTGTCAAAAAATGGGAAGTCTCGAATGAACTTTTTCATAATGCATCTTGCTCTAGCAG ACTTGTCCGTCGGATTAGTCCAAGTGTTAGCAGATGTGATATGGAGAATGACAGTCGATTTCTATGGAGGAAGGTTTGTCTGCAAAATAGTCCGTTACTTTCAG GTATTGGTGACTTACTCTTCGACATACATGCTAGTATCATTAAGCATAGACCGTTACGATGCAATTAAACATCCTATGAAGTTCCGAGGCAGCT GGAAGAGGGCCAAGATTTTAGTATTGTCTGCCTGGGGACTTAGTATGCTGTTGGCTATTCCGGCAATCTTTCTAAACGAAGATTTGCTGATAAAAGGTCGAGTTCAGTGTTGGATTGACCTTAAACCATGGGAATGGAAAGTTTATCTAACCTTGATAgctttgtctttgttttttcttcctgCTTTGATTATCTCTACTTGTTATATTGTGATTGTGTATACCATCTGGACCAAAAGCAAAGCGATGGGCTATCCGAAGATGCAGAATAACTCTCTTGTTTCCAAAA GTAGTGCAGTAAATCACAAGACTTCAATAGATGGTGATATCGACAACAGACGTGCCAGTTCCAGGGGAATAATTCCAAAAGCAAAAATCAAGTCGGTGAAAATGACTCTTGTTATAGTATTTG tattcattctTTGCTGGAGTCCTTATTTCATCTATGACTTACTTCAGGTTTATGGTTTCATACCCATTAACCAGACCTTAATCGCCATCTCAACTTTTATTCAAGCATTAGCTCCACTCAACAGTGCCACCAATCCAATCATCTACTGTCTCTTTTCCAGACCTTCATGCAAAAACATCAAGAACATGAAG aggAAGTCCACTTTGAACATGGGAAGTAGGAAGACAACACACCTGCTGAAGGGGGAAACTGCTCACTCTACGAAAAAGCATGTCCAAACTtgcgtgtaa